Within the Pseudomonas mendocina genome, the region GCGCTGATCCCACCGGGCACGGTGGCGGTGGCCTGGTGCAATGGTTGCTGCGCGAAGTGCCGGCACTCTGATGCGCGCAGCGCTGAAACCGCTTTGGCGGCGTTGGCTGGCCAGGCGTATTCCGCCGGCAGCCAGCGTGCGCCTGAATCAGCGGCGCATCTTCATTCTGCCCAGCCGGGTAGGCGGCGCGTTTGCCGTGGCGCTGCTGCTGATGCTGCTGGTGGGCATCAATTACCAGAACAGCCTGGCCTATGGCCTGACCTTTCTGCTGATGTCGGTGTTCGTCGTGACCATCCTGCATACCTACCGCAACCTGGCCGGGCTGGTGCTCAAGGCGGGCGGTGGCGGGGCGGTGTTCGTTGGCGAGCAGGCACGTTTTCGAGTACGCCTGGAAAGCCGCGAGCGTGAGCATCAGGCCATCGCACTGGGCTGGCCACCGGCCGAGCTGGTAGTGCGCGATGTGTCGCATGAAGGCCAGACCGAGGTGGACCTGAATCTCCCCGCCACGCGGCGAGGCTGGCTGCGCCCCGAGCGCCTGCGGGTGGAAAGTCGCTTCCCGCTGGGGTTGCTGGTGGCCTGGAGCTGGGTCGACCTGGACCAGGCAGTACTGGTTTATCCGCGGCCGCTGGAAGGCGATTTGCCGTTGTCGGCGGGCCTGGGCGACGAGGAGGAAGAAGAGGGCATGCGTGCCCGTGGCCAGGGCGCCGACGATTTTCAGGGGCTGCGCGAATATCAGCCGGGTGACTCGAAGCGGCGTCTGGACTGGAAGGCTTACTCGCGTGGCCAGGGCCTGTTGGTCAAGGACTTCGCCATGCTCAGTGGGCGTGATCTATGGCTGGACTTCGACAGCCTGGCTGGCGACAGTGAAATGCGCCTGGCGCTGCTCTGCCACTGGGTGCTGCAATTTTCCGAGCGGCAGCAGGCATTCGGTCTGCAACTACCGGGACAGGTGATCGCCCCGGATTACGGTGATGGCCATCGCGATGCCTGCCTGCGTGCCCTGGCGCTGTTTGGGGCGCACTCATGAGTAGTCTGCCTGGGATTCCGCGGGTCGCCCTGATCTGGCTGCTGGTCGCACAGGTGCTGGTGATCCTGCCGCACTTGGTTCACCTGCCGCTGTGGATGATCGCCCTGTGGCTGGTTGCAGCCGGTTGGCGCGTGCAGATCTTCCGCATGCGCGCGCGCTACCCCAACGGCTGGGCCAAGGGCGGCTTGGTGCTGTTGGTATTGGCCGGTATTCTGCTGTCGCGCGGCACCTTGGTGGGGCTGGATGCGGCAGCGGTGCTGCTGATCGCCACCTTCACCCTCAAGTTGCTGGAAATGCGCACGCGGCGTGATGCGCTGGTGGTGATCTTCCTCGGTTTCTTCTGCGTGGTGACCGCCTATCTGTTCGAGGACGGCATTCTGACCGCGCTCTACAGCCTGTTGCCGGTCACGGCGCTGCTGGCGGCGCTGGTCGGTCTGCAGCACAGTGGTTTCGCCGAGCGTCCCTGGCCGACCCTGCGCCTGGCAGGTGGCCTGATGCTGCAGGCGATGCCGCTGATGGTGCTGCTCTTCGTGTTCTTTCCGCGCATGGGACCGTTGTGGTCGCTGCCGCTACCGAGTGACAAGGGCGTCACCGGTCTGTCGGACAACATGGAACCAGCCGATATCGCCGAGTTGAGCCGTTCTTCGGCACTGGCGTTTCGCGCCAGTTTCGAGGGCGAAGTGCCGCCGCGCGCACAACTGTACTGGCGGGCGTTGACCCTTGAGCGTTTCGATGGGCGGCGCTGGTCGCAGTCCAATTACGCCGATGTCCCCGTCGCACCGCAGTGGAGCAAGGTCGGAGAGCCGCTCGACTACAGCATCATCATGCAGCCCAGCGGCAAACGCTGGCTGTTCGCCCTCGACGTTGGCGAAATGGCCCAGGAAAGTGGACGCATGATGAGCGACTTCCGTTGGCAGCGGCTGCGTCCGGTGGATCGGCCCTTGCTTTACCAGGTGCGCTCCTGGCCACAGGCCACGCGTGAAGGACAGAGCGAGCCGCCTGGCGTGCGCCAGGCGTTGCAGTTGCCCGAGCAGGGTGATCCGCGCAGTCGTGCCTGGGCGGCCGAGCTGAAGGCGCAGTACCCGCAGGGCGAGGCGCTGGTAGCGGCCGTGCTGCAGCATTTCAATCGCGAACCCTACGTCTATACCTTGCATCCTCAGCCTCTGGGACGGGACAGTATCGACGATTTCCTGTTCAACACCCGGCGCGGCTTCTGTGCGCACTATGCCGGCGCGATGACCTTCGTGCTGCGCGCGGCAGGTATTCCTGCACGAGTCGTCGCTGGTTACCAAGGCGGCGAACTCAACCCCAGCGGCAACTACATCCAGGTACGCCAGTTCGATGCCCATGCCTGGGTGGAGTACTGGCAACCCGGGCAGGGCTGGCGTAGCGTCGATCCCACCTTCCAGGTCGCGCCAGAGCGCATCGAGCGCGGCCTGGAAGAGGCCTTGAGCGAAGAGGATGGCTTTCTCGATGACCAG harbors:
- a CDS encoding DUF58 domain-containing protein codes for the protein MRAALKPLWRRWLARRIPPAASVRLNQRRIFILPSRVGGAFAVALLLMLLVGINYQNSLAYGLTFLLMSVFVVTILHTYRNLAGLVLKAGGGGAVFVGEQARFRVRLESREREHQAIALGWPPAELVVRDVSHEGQTEVDLNLPATRRGWLRPERLRVESRFPLGLLVAWSWVDLDQAVLVYPRPLEGDLPLSAGLGDEEEEEGMRARGQGADDFQGLREYQPGDSKRRLDWKAYSRGQGLLVKDFAMLSGRDLWLDFDSLAGDSEMRLALLCHWVLQFSERQQAFGLQLPGQVIAPDYGDGHRDACLRALALFGAHS
- a CDS encoding transglutaminase TgpA family protein, whose protein sequence is MSSLPGIPRVALIWLLVAQVLVILPHLVHLPLWMIALWLVAAGWRVQIFRMRARYPNGWAKGGLVLLVLAGILLSRGTLVGLDAAAVLLIATFTLKLLEMRTRRDALVVIFLGFFCVVTAYLFEDGILTALYSLLPVTALLAALVGLQHSGFAERPWPTLRLAGGLMLQAMPLMVLLFVFFPRMGPLWSLPLPSDKGVTGLSDNMEPADIAELSRSSALAFRASFEGEVPPRAQLYWRALTLERFDGRRWSQSNYADVPVAPQWSKVGEPLDYSIIMQPSGKRWLFALDVGEMAQESGRMMSDFRWQRLRPVDRPLLYQVRSWPQATREGQSEPPGVRQALQLPEQGDPRSRAWAAELKAQYPQGEALVAAVLQHFNREPYVYTLHPQPLGRDSIDDFLFNTRRGFCAHYAGAMTFVLRAAGIPARVVAGYQGGELNPSGNYIQVRQFDAHAWVEYWQPGQGWRSVDPTFQVAPERIERGLEEALSEEDGFLDDQPFSPLRYREKAWLNQLRMSWENLNYDWQRWVLGYQGEQQLQLLQNWFGSLDWQRLALALALVGTGGVLLGLLALWLLKPWQQRSDPQRQVFRKFERLLARHEMRREAGEGPRSFALRAARQLPEQAAQIEAFARCFEQQRYAGEPVSPAALQRALNDLRRALPWRLLR